The following are encoded in a window of Brettanomyces bruxellensis chromosome 9, complete sequence genomic DNA:
- the RPL21B gene encoding 60S ribosomal protein L21B yields MGKRSRTRYAFSRDYKKHGGLPMSTYLKTYKVGDIVDIKVNGSIQKGMPFKYYHGRTGIVYNVTKSAVGIIINKVVGNRYLEKRINVKIEHVKHSKCRAEFLERVRENAAKRAAAKAAGKTIQLKRKPAPPRAAEVVSGVPTTLAPVAYETYI; encoded by the exons ATGGGTAAAAG ATCAAGAACTCGTTACGCATTCAGTCGTGACTACAAGAAGCATGGTGGTCTTCCAATGTCCACCTACTTGAAGACATACAAGGTAGGTGACATTGTCGACATCAAGGTGAACGGTTCTATCCAGAAGGGTATGCCATTCAAGTACTACCATGGAAGAACTGGTATTGTGTACAACGTTACCAAGTCTGCTGTTGGTATTATTATCAACAAGGTCGTTGGTAACAGATACCTGGAGAAGAGAATCAACGTGAAGATTGAGCACGTCAAGCATTCTAAGTGCAGAGCTGAGTTCTTGGAGAGGGTCAGAGAGAACGCTGCTAAGAGAGCCGCTGCTAAGGCTGCTGGAAAGACCATTCAGCTTAAGAGAAAGCCAGCTCCACCAAGAGCTGCTGAGGTTGTTTCAGGTGTCCCAACTACTTTGGCTCCTGTTGCTTACGAGACTTACATTTAA
- a CDS encoding uncharacterized protein (BUSCO:EOG09263HED) yields the protein MGIEDKKIDKIGSDINESIPYLTSDEKSSTLREVFPETITTNNHKNPSADQEIMQLKESALRRKKGVVLLEKQLEKEKEETQVKPWVHLISGGLGGMCGAIFTSPFDVVKTRLQSSVYREAYKSHAGSNSITGSMAKHFKETCSIIYKVYKVEGPRALFKGLGPNLVGVIPARSINFFTYGYTKDVLKKTDYFGGQETSFMHLLAGLNAGIVTSTATNPIWLIKTRLQLDKATKKQYKNSFDCLYKTLKTEGIGALYKGLSASYLGSGESTIQWILYEQMKHMINNRAERLAACGCERTRMDDIADWFARSGAAGFAKLIASLAMYPHEVVRTRLRQAPMENGKPKYTGLMQCFKVIYKEEGFLSFYGGLTPHLMRTVPNSMIMFGTWELFTKALSDL from the coding sequence ATGGGaattgaagataagaagatTGACAAAATAGGGTCAGATATCAACGAATCGATACCGTACTTGACATCTGATGAAAAATCCTCTACCCTGAGAGAAGTGTTTCCCGAAACAATAACTACTAATAACCACAAAAATCCCAGTGCAGATCAAGAAATAATGCAACTGAAAGAGAGTGCTCTCCGAAGAAAGAAAGGGGTGGTTCTGCTTGAAAAACAGctggagaaggagaaagaggaaactCAGGTAAAGCCGTGGGTTCATCTCATATCTGGAGGTTTAGGTGGAATGTGTGGTGCGATATTCACCTCTCCATTCGATGTTGTCAAGACTAGATTGCAGTCCTCGGTTTATAGAGAGGCCTATAAAAGTCATGCAGGGTCAAATTCAATTACTGGAAGTATGGCCAAACATTTTAAAGAGACTTGTTCCATTATATATAAGGTGTATAAAGTTGAAGGACCTAGAGCTTTATTCAAAGGACTTGGTCCGAACTTAGTTGGTGTTATTCCTGCAAGATCGAttaatttctttacttATGGCTACACCAAAGAtgttttgaagaaaacagaCTATTTCGGTGGACAGGAAACATCTTTCATGCACTTGCTGGCGGGCCTGAATGCTGGTATAGTAACAAGTACTGCCACAAATCCTATTTGGCTGATAAAGACACGACTTCAGCTAGACAAGGCTACAAAAAAGCAGTACAAAAACTCTTTTGATTGCTTGTACAAAACGCTCAAAACAGAAGGTATAGGGGCTCTGTACAAAGGATTATCTGCATCCTATTTGGGATCAGGTGAATCGACAATACAATGGATTCTTTATGAGCAGATGAAGCACATGATTAACAACAGGGCAGAGAGACTTGCTGCTTGTGGATGTGAAAGAACTCGTATGGATGACATTGCTGATTGGTTTGCAAGATCTGGTGCTGCCGGTTTCGCCAAGCTTATTGCGTCTCTAGCTATGTATCCTCATGAAGTTGTGCGGACAAGGTTAAGACAGGCTCCAATGGAAAATGGAAAGCCAAAATATACAGGGCTCATGCAATGTTTCAAGGTCATATATAAAGAGGAAGgctttttatcattttatGGTGGATTAACGCCTCATCTTATGAGAACTGTTCCAAATAGTATGATTATGTTTGGCACTTGGGAATTGTTTACTAAGGCTTTGTCAGATTTATGA
- the ATP4 gene encoding atp4 subunit B of the stator stalk of mitochondrial F1F0 ATP synthase (BUSCO:EOG09264PE5), which translates to MFNTLALRAAKISLVRPSLLRPMVVRPLVLKSAFLQSKSVSPIGLRFLATKAPESKKAAKVDAKTKATSLIDMIPGSNFVTKTGTLATAAAATVYSIAEGFFVINGESLLVITFFSFIYMTVKVIAPLYGEFARKRIGFVTKTLNDARENHVNAVKDRISEVSNLKDVVTTTKALFEMSKETAAIEAEAFELKQKVEVANKAKSVLDSWVRYEAQVRQLQQEQLSSTVIGNVKQQLKDSKFEDKVLAESVSEVERLFAKEK; encoded by the exons ATGTTCAATACTCTTGCTTTAAGAG CTGCTAAAATCTCACTCGTGAGACCTTCGCTTCTCAGACCAATGGTTGTGAGGCCATTGGTTTTGAAGTCTGCATTTTTACAATCAAAATCTGTATCCCCAATCGGTCTAAGATTTTTGGCTACTAAAGCACCAGAGTCTAAAAAGGCTGCAAAGGTTGATGCAAAAACTAAAGCTACTAGCCTTATTGACATGATTCCAGGTTCTAACTTTGTCACAAAGACAGGTACATTGGCAACGGCTGCAGCAGCTACTGTTTACAGTATTGCTGAGggattttttgttattaaCGGAGAGTCGCTTTTGGTCATCACGTTCTTCAGCTTTATTTACATGACTGTCAAAGTTATTGCTCCGCTGTACGGTGAGTTTGCCAGAAAGAGAATTGGATTTGTTACCAAGACTTTGAATGATGCCAGAGAGAATCATGTCAATGCAGTTAAAGACAGAATTTCTGAGGTTTCAAACTTGAAAGATGTGGTCACAACTACAAAGGCTCTTTTCGAGATGTCTAAGGAGACTGCCGCTATTGAGGCTGAGGCTTTCGAGTTGAAACAGAAAGTCGAGGTCGCCAACAAAGCAAAGTCTGTTTTGGACTCATGGGTTAGATACGAGGCTCAGGTTAGACAATTGCAGCAGGAGCAATTATCCTCTACTGTCATTGGTAATGTCAAGCAGCAGTTGAAGGACAGCAAGTTCGAAGACAAGGTCTTAGCAGAGTCTGTTTCCGAAGTGGAAAGGTTGTTTGCCAAGGAGAAATGA
- the RPS9B gene encoding ribosomal 40S subunit protein S9B has product MPTPRNHSKTYSVPKRPFEIARLDGELKLCGEYGLKNKHEIYRIGYQLSKIRRAARDLLTMDEKNPRRLFEGNALIRRLVRVGILPEDKMKLDYVLSLKIEDFLERRLQTQVFKLGLARSVHHARVLIRQRHIAVGKQLVTIPSFMVRLDSQKHIDFAATSPYGGGRAGRVKRRSEKAKADAAKDGEEAEAAEEE; this is encoded by the exons ATGCCAA CTCCAAGAAACCATTCTAAGACCTACTCGGTCCCAAAGAGACCTTTCGAAATCGCCAGATTGGATGGTGAGTTGAAATTGTGCGGTGAATATGGATTGAAGAACAAGCATGAAATCTACAGAATTGGATACCAATTGTCCAAGATCAGAAGAGCTGCCAGAGACTTATTGACTATGGATGAGAAGAACCCAAGAAGACTTTTCGAGGGTAATGCTTTGATCAGAAGATTGGTCAGAGTGGGTATCTTGCCAGAAGACAAGATGAAGTTGGATTATGTCTTGTCCTTGAAGATTGAGGACTTCTTGGAAAGAAGACTACAAACTCAGGTGTTCAAGTTGGGATTAGCCAGATCTGTTCACCACGCCAGAGTTTTGATCAGACAGAGACACATTGCTGTTGGTAAGCAACTTGTTACCATTCCATCTTTCATGGTGAGATTGGACTCCCAAAAGCACATTGACTTTGCTGCTACTTCTCCATACGGTGGTGGCAGAGCTGGTAGAGTTAAGAGAAGATCTGAGAAGGCTAAGGCTGATGCCGCTAAGGATGGCGAAGAAGCTGAGGCTGCTGAAGAGGAGTAA